Below is a genomic region from Zea mays cultivar B73 chromosome 9, Zm-B73-REFERENCE-NAM-5.0, whole genome shotgun sequence.
AAATTTCTGCTCCAAATTGCAGACATTGCATTTAGCACATCTTCCTTGATAATGTTCCAAGTTCCAACACACTTTATAGAATCTTCCAGTGAACCCATCTGTCCCTGGGGCCTTGCAGGTAGACTCCTGAGTCCTGATGGTTCCCCACACTTCCTGTTCTGTAAAAGGTGAGTCCAAATCAGCAAGGTTATGTGTTGGCAAACCAAGAGCCCCAAGATCAATGGATCTATTTCTGTCTTCAGACCGACCAATGAGATTAGAGAAGAACTGATCCACCAGAGCTGCTTTTTCAGCATGATTGATAAGGATACACTCATCATCCCTTAGCCTGACCACCAGATTCTTTCTTTTTCGATGCCTAGCATGCATGTGAAAGAATTTGGTATTTGCATCCCCCTCCTTCAACCACAAAATTCTCGATCTCAATCTTGCCATTATTCTTTTGAAGGAGGCCAGCGGCAGGGAATGCTTCTTGAGCTTATTCTTGAGCCATAACTCAGCCGGTGAAAATACCCTATGATCTTGAGCTATTTCTAATTTATGCAGTAGCTCTTAGTAGCTCTTTTGCCAGATATAACTGGGAGGTCACGTGTCACACTTTTTTATCACTCTCCTTTAGTTTTCTTTCCAAGGTCAGAAAAGGATATCTGGAAGGTTCCACTAAAATCCAAGCAGCCTGAACAGTATCATGATTCATGAAAGCCTTCTAACTTGGTCCAGAAAGATTCAAAGTCAAACCTCTTTTTTCCACAGGTTATTCTTTGAGGCCAAGGATCAATGGGCAGTGGTCTGAATCATGAGAGGCTGTACTTTGGAGAACCACATTGGGGAAGATGGATTCCCACAAAACTGAGCAAAAGACCCTGTCCAACTTAACCAGCACAGGGTTGTCCTGTTGGTTAGACGGTTAGACCAAGTGAATTTGCAGCCATGGAGCTGAATTTCTTTGAGAGCGAGATCATTGATCACTGTCCTAAAACGACCCATCATGGCCCTATTCAGATTGGAGTTATTTTTATCAGAGCTTCTATAGATCAGGTTGAAGTCTCCTGCCACCACCCAAGGGCCAGAACAAGCAGCCTTAACATCCCTTAATTCTTGGAGGAAAAGAACTTTATCAAAATCCCCCTGAGGGCCATACACACAGGTTAACCACCAAGGTTGACCTTCTTCTCTGCAGAACTGAATAGAAACACAGTGGTTATCCACTCTCTGTAATCCTATGTGCCCAACATGTCTTTTCCAAGCAACAAAGATGCCACCACTAGACCCCACAGAAGACAGATAAATAAATTCAGTAAACTCTGTTCCCAACATAGAGAGTATAATTCCTCTGGAAAATATGTTGCATTTTTGTTTCCTGGCAACAGAGCACATCCACTTGAGTAGAGTTTACAACATCCCTCATCGCATATTGCCTAACCGAGGAGTTAAGACCCCTTACATTCCAGACTAGAATTTTGGAAGGATCCATGAACAAGGATTATCAACAAAAAAAACACACCCGAGGGGGGGGGGCTACTGGGACTCTAAGTCCACTGGAGTAGACCAGCCGAATAGAGCTGCAAGGGCCTCCACCTGGGTTTGCGTCAAGGGGCGTTTGAATAGCATGGCATATTCATTCAGGCTTCCTGACTAACTTCTTCAGCTTCATTGATGATGCGCAAGGCTCTCATGGCTGTTCTGACTGATCGTTTGTTCCAATATTGCATGCTGTATTCCACTCCAATTCCTGCAATACGCCTGCTGGGCATTGACGGACTGTGTGGTCGGGGCCTTCTGGTTAGATTTTGGTGTTGGAAGAAGCTCTGTTGTAACTCTACTGACTTTGCTAATGAAGTTTTTCAGCCCAAGCTCCTTGTGTCCGGTTGGAAAAGCAGAATGGTCCTCCAGAAACGCAGGGCAAATACATGACAAGGAGGAAGCAGAAAGCTCAATCTAATGGAAAATTATGATAGAAGACTCAAGATTTGTAAAATTGAGAAATGTCATTAAGACTGCAAGCTAACCATCCCAATTACTAAGTAAATTGTAACTAGTACAAATGTCAGAGATAGATATACTAGTAATTTAGGGAAAAAACATATCAAGTGAAGCACATCTGTGATTTGTGCATGCATGAAAATTTGACAGTGGGGATGCAGGAGTTGTGTCCCACTCACGAGGATTCCTTCCAGTCGTGGTGAAGGACTAGCAGCTCTCGGACAACTGATCAAATGAGGAAGGGCTTCAATTCCTTAGTAATTCTAGGTGCTTGGACCATATGGAAACATAGGCATAGATGTGTCTTTGATGAATGTAATCCTAGCTTGGTCACAACCCTTAGGGTGTAAGGAAGAGACGGTGCTTTGGTCCTTGGCTGGAGCCAAGGCCCTGTCTTTGCTCAAGGTCGAAGAGCTGCTGGCTTAAAACAGCTCTGTTGATCGTGTTTTTTCCTGTTAGCCGGTGATCACAAGTTAGTTTCTAGTGTGGGTGTGTGTGGTGTATTGGAGTTCTCTCCGCTTTAATTCTCTGCTTAATACAAAGTTGTGCAGTTCTCCTGCGCATTTCAGAAAAAAAAAAATTGACACAAATACCTTTCCAGTGGACATAGCGAGTTCCCCCAACTGCTTCCACTTTGATTCACTATGTGCCTCAATAGCAATTTCCTGCAAAGCAACTAGAATTCAGGGTGCGGCGGTGCGCTTAAGGAGAATTTCTTGGACGATGTGTCCTAAACAGTTGAGAGATAAGTGGTATAGGgcttgtttggttcagcttttttctgaccagcttttttaaaaatctagctgtggggagaatctggatgtggggagaatctgagtatcattacgattacgtgtggaggaagataaaattgttcatagggctcaggatttagaaagtgacggattcctactattacaccGACTCAaccattatgtgtttatgttgattttagatgatttttgctccaacgaattttatagaagctgactgaaaagctgaaCGTTTggtagtccgcagcagcttttggtggccagaagctgctagAAACCGAAACAAACAGGCCCATAATACTATAATTGCACTATGCCTTTGCAACTTCGAGGCTTCCAAGCTGCACAGCCAGATCAAATCTGTAATTAGGGTCAGTGGCTATATCAAGGGCTTCCTCCAACATGCCACGTGATTCAAGGAAATGTGCCACACTGCAAGCCAAAAGTAAATCATATAAACATTGGGGCACATAAAAGTTTAAATTAACAACCACTACAAAATTTTGAACAGACAAACAGGATGGCACCTGTTGTGTTGTTCCTTTGGTATGGATGGTAAAATAATATTCGCATGTTCCAAATCCCCACGCATCACAAGTGTTTTGTACTCAATCAAACTGAGTAGTAAAGTATAACCCACCACACTGTAATAAAAAAATTGTTGTCATAACCCAAAAACACATCATGTAAGAAGATCAGAAGTAGGTATGCTGCATGCTGCTTACTTAAATTCCTTGTCAATAAGATATACACGACTTTGGTTAGCAAGATATCCTAATAAATACATAGGCCGATCCAAGTGAAACATTGTAGTAACCTGTAACACATGAGATGGTAAATAGATAGCACATAAAACCAAACACTCTCAGGAATCAAACAGATATGCATTCAAGATTCTACAGATTATGGTGAAATTAAGTGTTAACCTCTCCTCCAACGCAGTAGTTCAGGCGCCATGAAGAATTATTGTATATAAAACAGTCTCCGACCCATAACCCAGTACGGACACGTTCATTTATCTCATGAAGCAATTCAAAGGCATCTTCAACACCTTCCTCGCCAACTGATGCCCCTCCATCTAGATGAGAAGAAACTAGATCCCTCTAGATGTTATCAAGTTAGAGTTGCGTTAGTAAATAATAGACAAGGCATACCATTGTCAGTTGCAGAATACAATATGTGCTTAACCAGCACAATAAAAAACTGTGATCTACAGTATCTACAATATGTGAAAATTAACTCACATTGTACTTCAAAATGTAGAATGACGAATCGCTTGCTATTGTCACCAAATCACCACTGTCAGCCCAATATACATTCTACACCAGGCACAAGAGTAATCAATTCCAGTGGCGTTAAGGCAAAAAAGAGTAAAAACACATGATGGGTATCCATTGCTGAAGCAAAAGTAACGACTCACTTTTACATTCACGTCAATTCGACGTATCAACCTGCACTCTGCCCAGTCATAAAAACAAATGAAATCATTTGTACATATAGCAAGCAATACTCCCCCATATATACGTTCTCCAGAGAATGCTGGTCTTATACTTTTCCTCTCCTGAAATTACAGCTGCTGTTATCAGAAATGCAAATAATAGTAAAGCATGTTTATGTATATATGACATTAATAAGCACTATAAGATGTTCTTAACTGATAATCAACTTTTCCTACAGTCAATAAAAATGGACGTAGCTGCTTCTTAAGCGCAAAGTTTTCATAAAATAAAACAAGCCACAAACTGATATATCACTATAAAAAGCAACAGCACCTAAATTGTTTCCCTTCAGACATGTAACACATGGCATTTTTTCTCGAAAGCGTAGGAGAGCTATGCATCatatatattaagaagaagaaaTAGGTCTAAAATTGACCAATACAAAGTCTGTGGCCAGCCAACTCATGGCGCTCGAAAACAACAAAACATAAAAAATCCAACATTATAGCTGATGCAGCAAACTACTGCTGGAGGCCAGGAATGGGAGCAGTAAGGAGGGAGAGATCCCTTGCTCTAGCCAAAGCCCACATCTCCGACTCCTGATTGAACTGGGAGATAGCAGCGCCCATATTAGGAGGAAAACTGTCAAAGACACTCCTATTTCTGTGCTTCCACAATGTCCTCCAAGGATTATCATGGAACTGATCCCCTTCTGCGCAATCCCAGAAATCTGCATAGAAACCCACTCCCACCAAGCCATAAACCCCCAATTATGAAGCCGTGGAGACAAGCTTTGAAGATTGACTTTACTGAGCACATGGAACCAAAATTCCCTAGCGAATACACAGTTAAGCAGCAGGTTATCAATTGTTTCCTGTTGTTGATCACAAAGTGGACATCTAATAGGATGAGCCAGCCCCCGTTTCTTAACCGATCAGCTGTCCAACATTTATTAAGAGCAGCTAGCCAAATGAAGAATTTACACTTAGCCGGAGCCCAAGACTTCCAAATTCGTTTAGCAGGCTCAAAGTGGACAGACCCAAGGAAGAGAGCCTCATACACAGCCTTAGAAGAATATTGTCCATTGGTAGCAAGCATAAACACATGCCTACCCTCAATCTGCTCATGCAGTTCCACCTCCAATATTAGGTCCCATACTTCCAGAAACTCCACATGGTGTTGCAGTCTATGATATCTAGTCCCTTGAGTTATAATAAAAATGGAAGCATACAAGGTCCAATAATCCCAAGACACAATGCCAAGAACATTGGGACACTGTTGCTGTATCTAAAGCGAGGTTTAAGTGTTCTAAATTTTGATAGGGGTGAAAATTGACTACATAAAAAGAACGAAAGTAACAACTCACAAATCATGTCATAAAGAGCAAACCTGAAAGTTTTTACTGTAGATCTTTATTTTTGATGTGCTTTCCCTTGCAGCATACTCTCCTTCAGTTGACCAAACAATTTCAAGAGCAGACCCAAAGGATCTATTTCTCCATGCTAGCGCTGTGTAGATAATGTACTCTCCATCTCCACATACAGCAACAAACCTCCCATTTGGATTGTGCCGTAAACTCTGGAAGAACAGAAAGGATTAGTTACTGTTTTTTAAATATCCTAGCATAAGTTAGAACTAACTTTTAAAAAACCGGTGCCTTTTTCCTTCCATAAAAAAAATTGAGTCTACACATACAAATAAAAAATCAGATATTTGTTAGAAGCATAATATAAACAGCTCTTAGCCCCAACAAGCAAAATTTAGAAATTAGCCAATTAACTCTGACTTCAACCATTAACTGTAAATTGAGATAGTTCAGGAAACCAGCAGATACATATACCTTGCTAATGAGAAATGTGTAAGCAACATATagcaaaaagagaaaagaagagccTAAACACAAAAGATAAAGATACTGAAAACGTTCAATGTCACCAAGGCAGTGACACACTTTATTGTGTTATTAGCAGTTTAGCTCGCATAGTGCAAGGTAAAACCATGCAGAACCATAGGAAGTGCCTTTGTTTGTCTATATATACTGTAACATGAAGCAAAAGAGTGCTATTTAAACAAAGCAACCACTTAATATCAAACATAAACCTACTTGTGGGTAAAGGTCGCAACTTCCTAGCTCCTTCACAGCCAATGGCAGACGTTCTCCATCTGCAATCTGGCATATGAAGAAAATTAAGAGTATTATAAATCAGAATATGGAATTAACCATTATCAACAGGATGGCACAGCTTACAAAGATAACCTCAGCATCCGCACCAACTGCCTTGATATTGACAGTTTGAACTTCGTTATGTTTGGCCCATATGATTTTACCACTGCTATCCATACTAGCAACAGGTGCTTCACGCCCAATCTTAATCATTATTGTTCCTTCGTCATATCCAATCACGACTCTGTATGAATTGATATATTCAAGTAAACACTTACCAATTGGAGAAAACAAGAAACTAAGTTTTTTTAATACCTTCGTGAGCCCTTCATGTAACCTAATGCCCAAACTCGTTCAAGGCCATAGTTAAGTGTATTCTCAAGCCTAAAAGACAAGAGCACCAATCACAATGTTACTACCAAATTTCCATGAAATGAAAAGTTAAACTTGTAACCTAAAAAGAGTAAAAGCTTCAAGGTCTGTCACAAACACAAGGTTATGCTATTAATGAGTAACTTTGTGATAGAATCACAAACAACAACTAATAATTTTGCTAGTATTATGCCGTTTGTCAAATAGCATGAAAAATCACAACAGGAGATCGAAGATCACGTAGCGTCACCAAGAGAACATGACTATTCGTTCCCCATCAAAAGAATCCTTAAAATAAATAGCAAAAACCAAACTCCTCCCTCCCATATCCAACAAAAAAATGTATGGACTGGATGTACTTAGCAAGGTAAGCTGCTTGAGGTATGAAGGGAAAACACATGATCAGAGAAATCTAGGATTCAAACAAAATCAAACAGTTATATGGGCAGTCATCAGCAGATTGATTACTGTCACCTGTGAATATCTTGGAATTTTACAGACCGAAAACTTGAAGACATGTTTGTAACTATAGATCAACTGTTTTTATTTTACATACTAAAGTACACTTCATTTTTTAAATAATCAGTTCCAGCTTTCAATTCAGCTGAGAAATTATAACTGCAACCCATGGTCATTACAGGACAGTTTTTTCCCCTCAGATCACAAGCAGTATCGTGCTGGCTTGTTTTTGGTGATAACACAACCATGGGACTGATCATGAGAGATTTTGGTTGGTATAATCACTTAATCAGTTTAGCAGAACTTCTGATAGAAATACATATACAAGAGCACCACGTCATCAAGATGTAAACACAAAGACAAAACGTCACAAAGCCACAAACTAGAACAGAAATAGCATAAGAACCTGTAAGTAGTGGAGTGCCATAGGCGAACAGTTCCATCCTCTGAACCTGTCATTATTATTGGAAGCTCAGGATGGAAACATACAGCAGAGACATTATGTGCATGTCCTTCAAGTGTTTGAACACAGCTCTTTGTTTGATAATCCCAAACCTAATTCAAGTTAACCAATCAGTCATAATGTCCAAAATGCTCATATGTGCAAATGAACATGTCATACCTTTGCAGTTTGGTCATCAGAGCCTGTAATTAGATATGGCCGGTCACCACCAGTGAAGTAATCAACACAATTGACACCTTTTGAATGACCATCCAATGTGAAATTAGGATCAGGGGAACCAAGACTCCAAATCTAGAAATTTCAAGTAAAGAAAATTGCTCGTTAAGGCTAGCAAAGAGGAAAACGAGAAATTAATACATTATCATTAAAACAAAATAAAACATATGGGTATACCTTTACAGTACGATCAAGAGAAGCACTAGCAAAAGTATTTGTGTCTTTGGGGTTAAATGTGACTTGCATGACATAGTGAGAGTGGCCCTCAAAAATTTGAGTACACATCCAACCCTTATCCCAGTCCCAAAGCTTTATAAGCATGTCATCTGATGATGACAACACATATGGCAGGGTCGGATGAACAGCCACACACCTGATGTAATCAGTATGAGCTTCGAACAACTTGACCTTATCCATGGTATTATAGTTATACACACGGATGAACATGTCATCGGCACCAGCAACAACCCATTGCTTCTGTGCAATAAATTTAGCCGAACGAACTGCAATTAACATGGTTACATGAGCATAATTGCACAAAAACACAAATGCATACAGAAAACTGTAGACAGTAATGGGCTTGTTTGAGTCTTCTTAGACTCATTTTCTTCTTCCTAATATAATGATACACAGTAGCGAAGGGCAAAAGAAAATATAGGTATGGCTGAAAAAATAAAAAAGGTAGGCAACAAGATTCGATCCTACAACCTACAGCTAAAAGTGTGGCAGTCCATCCATTGCACCAAATCTCCATTTGTGATTATAATGGAAGATATAAAGGTTTTATAAATTTAGGTATGGCTAATGTCATACTAAGCCATAATGGGTCCTCCGCCACTGATGATACACACTGTACTGCCTGATTAAGAAAAAAAATGTAAACAGTAGAGTGAGAAAGAAACCTGGTAACTCACTGACTTCAAAAGATTTCACCATTGTCTGGCAACAAAATAACACAAAATTAATCAGATCAAGTTTTACATCAGCTGTACAAAACTGTATAAATCTTTCAGATTGCCAGCTGTAATAAAAGACTGGAATTAGACGGTGCCAGTAGGCAACGGAACCCCATTTACAGTGGACAATGTAACCACAGAAAAACCACGTACAATGTGGCTTGTTTTCCTTGACAAGCCCACCACTGCTCTGGTGGATGGCAGCACCATCACATGAGTACATGACAAAGTATTCTACTTCACAGTCCTTTCCACTCTAATTCATCACATCCCTGTCACTCAGCAGTAGAGATAGTATGTTCACCGCAAAAGGTCAGTGGACATGTCCCAGTCTCTACTGAACTCACAGATGACCCACCTAAAAATTCCCTCAAAACTCATTAGTTGTGGCAGTTGTATCCTATGTTAACACTAGATTAACATATTGGCCCATTCAGCACCCATTAAAACACTATAACGCTCAAACCAAACATCTTCAACTTGATCTGCCTATTCCAGCTGATTTGGTTTTGCCTTATTTTTCCAACCATGATAACTGATAAGCTGCTAAAGCATCGAATATATAATAGATTGTCTCTATTTCTCTCCTTGATTATTAGTTTTTACCTTCTCTTCAGAAGGTCATCACAGTCTCCGTGCATGAAATTAGGTATCATCTTAAGGTGAACAATTACTGCAGTCATTAACTTGACCTGCGGGGTAAGACCGCCCCCAcggcattatattaagaagaagacaTTTTCATGCAAGTCGAGAAAACCTCCGAACACCTACCTCACCCATAAACAGCGGCAccatagcccatgtgagaacgaccgtgGACAGGACCAGACTTTAGACCTATGCTTTGGCGTAGGACAAACAAGGAGGTTTTTTTAACCACAACCTAAAATTCGCTCTCACAGGGAGTCGAACATAGGATCTGagaagtgctactcagaccacctgccCTTTCGCTACTACAGTCATTATACCCACAGATAAGGTGCATTCTTATTCATTAGGCAGTGTACAACATGTAAAATAATTCAAAAACTATGATATGCTTGTATTAAGAATTCCCAACCATAACATGGCAATTCGTTATTATCGACACATCACAACAAAATTATTCACTTCCATAATATATGTATGTACTCTGCACATGTGAAGGGAAAGGGCTGAAAATACATTGGTCTTAGGTTGCAGCCATTTAAAAGTCATATATCGTATTTTCCGTAAACAAGCTGTAAATAACAAATATGCACTGTGAGAAGTGTTTTAACTGGGAGCTGGCTGGCGCTAAAGGTATTGCTGCCCTAAGAGCAGTTTCTCAGATTTTCCAAGGGGCCGTGTTGGTCAGTGTTTAATTTGTGTTGTCTGTGTTCTTGGTCATGTTGTGTTGTATGTGTTTGTATGTTGTTTTGTATGGGCTCTTGCCCTTTTTTCCCCTCTCTTAggaggtgtttgaatgcactagaactaatagttagttggctaaaaattggtggtggaattagctagctaacaaataggtACATAACTATTAAataatttaccaaaaatagctaatagttgaactattagctagagtgtttggatgtttcaactaattttagccactaactattagttttagtgcattcaaacactcccTTAATATAAAGATATGCACCTCCTGCGTGTTTGATAAAACCGTAACAAATATGAGCTCATGGAAACTAACAAAAAATGTCATGTAAACTAGTTGGTGAAAAGTTTAGAGCGTTATCTAACTAACTCAAAAAAAGATACGGGCTTCCTACCTGAGTCTGGTAGTTCCAGATGCAGACACTGCCAGAATAAAGACTTGACATGATCCTGCACCAAACAGAAGCCCATTATTCTGGAAATCCAACACTCGGGACGCTATGCACAGTAAATTATTGCAGCAATTAGCCAACACAAAAGGCACCAGCAAATGTACCATGGTTCCGTGGGATGCAGGTCCACGGACTTGACCCTCTCCGACCTCTGCGCGAGCTTCCTCTGATCAAGCAAAATACAAGTCACCATTAGAAGAACGACGTCAACAGTGACAACAAAAGACACTGCCAAATTAAGAGCCAGGTATTCTCGAAATAACCTTGATCTCTAACTGGAGCGGCTGCGTCATCATCCACACCAGCAACGATCAATAAAAACAAACACACAGAAGACAACACAAGTCAGCACACGCATAGCATGTAATATGTCCGAACCCCAGATCCACGCACCAAAAAAAGGATTTGAATGGGGATCTCGGCTCGGAAAGCATCAATGCGTCCAGCGGGATATGAAGTGACAAGGTCGCATCGGGATCTAGCGTTTTTCGCGAAGCGGACTGCAGGCCGGGACAGACCGACCAGCAGGCgcgcagatactggtggcgagagGAAGTTACCATTGCGACGTCGTAGGTTCCGGCGCCGGTGGGGTGTATATGGGGGCTGTTAGAATACCCTCTCACCCTCTGTCCGAGAGGCGGAGGGAGCCGAGGGGAGGGCAGGGCGCGAGATCGCGAGTGGAGGGAAGGGGCGAGGGAAGGAGAAGACAGTACCAGTGCCGTAACGAACGAACTTGCGGGTAAACGGGTCTGTTGCTTTTGTTTATTAGCGAAGTAAACGGGTCTCGAGATTCGGGTAAGAGCGTGACGAGGACTTCGCAGTTGATCGTGGGTCTGTGTTTGACTTTGGATGACCTCGTTGCTAAGCTACTGAAATTACATTGGACCCTAAAACTAAAATAATTTAAATAACTTTACTGATCCGACGTGTAATGGAAAGCTCCCAAATCTGTAGACAGAAATAGTTTACATCTCCACAATTACAACAaactagtcggttacccgtgcgttgcgacggctcacaacaatatccaCATAAATTATCCACTAAAAAtgtctcaagattttttattgattgtctccactcttcgcataatattttttatgaacgcacgggTACCATAGACAGCAAATCAGAGACACACATCCCTCGTCTTCCTCACTTCCAAGGTTTTgtagagcaggaggggaagggaagaggcggacATACCTGTTCGTTACCGGAGAAAgacacgacgaagacctaggcatctggaggcgacataggtagtataccgctagatgtatagggagagagcacgcaaagCGGAGAAAAagcccagccggagcagctccaaaccgagaggcacccgcaccaggcgtcaatcagagaagggcgagagaatgtgagtgtcttcccagccctggacccaccgaggtgacacaacaccaccaccaactccgtaggaatatgccgactgctgccacaatacgggccttggttgtccaatatctcagacctgaaCTCCTCATCGTtgagataacctaagcgtggcatgcgccaccatgtcctcctcgacggcacgcACAGACAAAGGCTAGGAGCATGACCGAACCGCCCCATACCCGcatcgacgagcgtcggtcggctcgtaGCTGTGACCGTggcgggggcagcaggttggggaggaagaacagggcgaagaCCGGGAAGACGAACTGGAcgtccgacgacggcgaaaacgatggtgcgcacATGATGTGAAActtcctcgtggacgtgcaatagctacTGCACGAGTCGGTGCcggggctggtgtcggacgaatacggggaggagacgcatgctcctacgccctctgccgagaatggggtggcgcggaggtggaggcatgaccgcatgaggggagagagaaaataaatagaatgaCGAACGAGATGGTGGCAACTGAGGCGATgtccatcattatcgtgcggaggtatagatggtcAAATGGGTTGTGTCTCGCGAGTcggcccgaggcacgacccatttaatagtgcctgggccaacccggcacgagcgtcgtgcggtgcttgggccgtacctcggcccgtagtgctggtccgGGGCACtgctttttaatattttacgctgagtTGATTTAGAAAAAATGTAGAgacttttttgtaaaaagatgatgcGGGACGGCCGttaaaactggtgctttaagtatagtagagactAGCAAAGTGACCGTAAGCTTACCGTGGTTTCCATCATTTGAATATAAAATATACCAAGAGATCTATGTGTTCTGTTAGTTAGATTAGTTAGGTGAGTATAAATATAAGTTCGAAATCAATAATTATAATCCAAATTACTATTCATGTAGCATAATTTTAGCACAGTAGAAGACACTAGAGCATTGTCAATCATTTTAAATTAATAAGGTAAGATAA
It encodes:
- the LOC100383405 gene encoding putative coatomer beta subunit family protein, whose amino-acid sequence is MPLQLEIKRKLAQRSERVKSVDLHPTEPWIMSSLYSGSVCIWNYQTQTMVKSFEVSELPVRSAKFIAQKQWVVAGADDMFIRVYNYNTMDKVKLFEAHTDYIRCVAVHPTLPYVLSSSDDMLIKLWDWDKGWMCTQIFEGHSHYVMQVTFNPKDTNTFASASLDRTVKIWSLGSPDPNFTLDGHSKGVNCVDYFTGGDRPYLITGSDDQTAKVWDYQTKSCVQTLEGHAHNVSAVCFHPELPIIMTGSEDGTVRLWHSTTYRLENTLNYGLERVWALGYMKGSRRVVIGYDEGTIMIKIGREAPVASMDSSGKIIWAKHNEVQTVNIKAVGADAEIADGERLPLAVKELGSCDLYPQSLRHNPNGRFVAVCGDGEYIIYTALAWRNRSFGSALEIVWSTEGEYAARESTSKIKIYSKNFQERKSIRPAFSGERIYGGVLLAICTNDFICFYDWAECRLIRRIDVNVKNVYWADSGDLVTIASDSSFYILKYNRDLVSSHLDGGASVGEEGVEDAFELLHEINERVRTGLWVGDCFIYNNSSWRLNYCVGGEVTTMFHLDRPMYLLGYLANQSRVYLIDKEFNVVGYTLLLSLIEYKTLVMRGDLEHANIILPSIPKEQHNSVAHFLESRGMLEEALDIATDPNYRFDLAVQLGSLEVAKEIAIEAHSESKWKQLGELAMSTGKLEMAEECLLQATDFSGLLLLYSSLGDAEGITKLASMSKELGKNNVAFLCLFMLGKLEECLQLLVDSNRIPEAALMARSYLPSKVSDIVSIWKKDLQKVNSKAAESLADPAEYPNLFEDWQIALNVEATVAPKRGVYPPAEEYMTYAERSNDSLVEVFKSMNVEEVPSDNGDPVHEVTEDDGVEGSMDDVVEVEPDDSTDGGVLVNGNDGEEHWVLTPDQQ
- the LOC100383405 gene encoding putative coatomer beta subunit family protein isoform X5; the encoded protein is MSSLYSGSVCIWNYQTQTMVKSFEVSELPVRSAKFIAQKQWVVAGADDMFIRVYNYNTMDKVKLFEAHTDYIRCVAVHPTLPYVLSSSDDMLIKLWDWDKGWMCTQIFEGHSHYVMQVTFNPKDTNTFASASLDRTVKIWSLGSPDPNFTLDGHSKGVNCVDYFTGGDRPYLITGSDDQTAKVWDYQTKSCVQTLEGHAHNVSAVCFHPELPIIMTGSEDGTVRLWHSTTYRLENTLNYGLERVWALGYMKGSRRVVIGYDEGTIMIKIGREAPVASMDSSGKIIWAKHNEVQTVNIKAVGADAEVIFIADGERLPLAVKELGSCDLYPQSLRHNPNGRFVAVCGDGEYIIYTALAWRNRSFGSALEIVWSTEGEYAARESTSKIKIYSKNFQERKSIRPAFSGERIYGGVLLAICTNDFICFYDWAECRLIRRIDVNVKNVYWADSGDLVTIASDSSFYILKYNRDLVSSHLDGGASVGEEGVEDAFELLHEINERVRTGLWVGDCFIYNNSSWRLNYCVGGEVTTMFHLDRPMYLLGYLANQSRVYLIDKEFNVVGYTLLLSLIEYKTLVMRGDLEHANIILPSIPKEQHNSVAHFLESRGMLEEALDIATDPNYRFDLAVQLGSLEVAKEIAIEAHSESKWKQLGELAMSTGKLEMAEECLLQATDFSGLLLLYSSLGDAEGITKLASMSKELGKNNVAFLCLFMLGKLEECLQLLVDSNRIPEAALMARSYLPSKVSDIVSIWKKDLQKVNSKAAESLADPAEYPNLFEDWQIALNVEATVAPKRGVYPPAEEYMTYAERSNDSLVEVFKSMNVEEVPSDNGDPVHEVTEDDGVEGSMDDVVEVEPDDSTDGGVLVNGNDGEEHWVLTPDQQ